ACTGTTTCACGTGGCATGCGCTGCCCAATAAAATTTGATCCGTGATCTGCAAGAATCAAAATGAACGCACGGCTCGTTTCAGGATGATGCGGCACAGCCTCCCGGTCGCACTTCGATACATCGGTGGGGCAATGAAGGGTTGCGTCACCTTTCAGGCAATCTTTCGTTCTCAACGGTCCGTTCAGAATGGGCAAGAACGTATGCACTCCCATCCCCCTTCCGCCCCATCAAGCACGAGCTGGTTCTGAAGCCCAACTGTCTTCTTGTTATCTTATGAGGATGATCGTATCTGTCATGGACACTCACATTTAAAATCATTCGAGGGAGAGTGCCATGACGAGTTAGGAGAGCTCAAAGAAGTGCCTAGCGGCAAGGAAGTCCTCAACATAACTTATCGACCTGCCATGTGTTTTTTGGCATTAACGCACGACTACCCTATTTCTCCTCTTCACTTGCGCATATGAAATGTCCGGCTATACTTTCTAAATGCGTTCATCAAAATACATTCTCTGGCAAGACGATAACGGCTGGCGCGGCTACCTGGAAGGCTACCCCGAGTATGAAGTACAAGGCGAGTCGTTTGAAGAGCTCCAGGTAAAGCTGTGGCAATTGCATCAAGAGCTCACCGGCCACCATCAAGAACCAGAAGTGATCCAAGATCAGGACCGCTATCAGCATTCCGATCCAAAAGCGCACCCGGGGTCTCACGGCCACACCCATGGTCATATACCCACCCTGCCTCGCCCCATGTCGCGCGCGCAGAGTAAGCGCCGCGCACGGGTTGAAGAGCTCATGTTTACGATAATCAGTAACCGTTGAGGATAACTAACGTCGATTCCCCACGACCTTGTCACCATGTCTCCCGCTGAACGTAATACAAGACTGCGCACCGCTAGAAAGCGGCCATGGAGATGCTCTTAGAAAGACTCGCTGACCGACAGAGGATCGCGTGTTGGAATGAATCTGTAGCCTAATGACCCGTTCATTCTTCGATTCATGTCCGTCGTCTCAACATGAGGTAGATCATGCAAGCGATCAAATGCTACTACTTGGATGATGAGAAGCAGTGGTTAGGCTATCTGCTAAACTTCCCTGACCACTGGGCTCACGGAGAGACGCTTGAAGCCCTCCAAGCCAACCTGTATCGTTTGAATTTTGACCTCACCTTGGTGGAAGCTCTACGAAAAGTGTCTGAACTCAGTCTTCCCTTGTAACTAGCCTCATCCTCAAACCAAAATAGTCCGATCTGTTCGTACCTTAGCACCCGAATCCGCCCATCTTACCCCCTCAACAGCTAACGACATGCGGATTCTTGTCCCCGCAAGGTCTGAGCACCTGTAAGATTTCCTCCCGTGTCACAACCACTCCTCAAGAAACAGGCTCAGAGTGGAACGATGCTACGGCAATTGCTTCCACTATATCCCGATTGACCAGATCCCTAAGAGATTGGTACATATAGAGCCAGCTCCATATCATCAAGAAACTCCTACGAGGCCGACCATGCCCACTGATGACATCACACAAAAAGTCAGCGAACGCTATACGGACGCCGTACGGACCGGTGAGGAGATGTGCTGCCCCACCAGCTACGACATGGGACACCTCAAGACCTTCATTCCTGAAGAAGTCTTGAAGATCTCTTACGGCTGCGGCACGCCGGCTGGGCTCAAGACGGTGCGGGCCGGAGAAACGGTCTTGGATATTGGATCAGGCGGCGGGATCGACTGTTTTGAAGCGTCTCGGCTGGTCGGCCCCACCGGGCGCGTGGTCGGTATCGACATGACCGACACGATGTTGGAGATCGCCAGAAAAAACACAGCTGTCGTGGCTTCGAACCTCGGTTATCCCGCGTCGAACGTGGAGTTTCGAAAGGGCCTGGCGGATGCAATGCCAGTCGACGACGGGATGATCGATCTGATCATCTCGAATTGCGTGATCAACCTGGCACCGGATAAGCGGAAGGTGTTTCGCGAAATGTACCGGGTTGCCAAACCCGGCGGACGGTTCACGATCTCCGATATTGTGTCGGATCAAACCGTACCGCAGTACCTTGTCCACGACACTCAGAAATGGGGCGATTGTCTATCCGGCGCCTTGACGCTCACCGATTACATGAACGGCATGACGGCAGCCGGATTTCTCGGTATCCATCTGGTGAAGTTCTCGCCCTGGCGCATGATCGACGGTATCCATTT
This portion of the Nitrospira sp. genome encodes:
- a CDS encoding methyltransferase domain-containing protein; this encodes MPTDDITQKVSERYTDAVRTGEEMCCPTSYDMGHLKTFIPEEVLKISYGCGTPAGLKTVRAGETVLDIGSGGGIDCFEASRLVGPTGRVVGIDMTDTMLEIARKNTAVVASNLGYPASNVEFRKGLADAMPVDDGMIDLIISNCVINLAPDKRKVFREMYRVAKPGGRFTISDIVSDQTVPQYLVHDTQKWGDCLSGALTLTDYMNGMTAAGFLGIHLVKFSPWRMIDGIHFFSVTLTGYKLPPAPAASSVRYATLRGPFSRLVNERGTTYQRGIPQPISPNDTQLLSNSPFTEHFLLTTEPAPLDNHDPRWSAVLPADAPCTWQGHYALLAGPFVEAADDDQHVYRRGEPLEICSKTVAVLGTNGYQPHFVILNRAGEHVNGEAVICSPDGGCC